A stretch of DNA from Dehalococcoidia bacterium:
GCTGCGGTTAAAAACATAATTTCCTAAGCTGCTCTTTTGAAATAGATAGAAGGTCGACGTGGAATATCTTCGAGCACCAGCTCATCACTCGCTGTTTTGCTTCCGACATCGAAACCTCATACCCCAGTTCGTTTTCAATCGAAGTAGCCGACCTGCCGGCGATGCCGCATAGATTGATGGTCTTAAAGGAGTCGAGGTCGGGGTTCACGTTGAGAGATAAGCCATGCATGCTGACCCCGTGGCTGATATGCAAGCCGACGGCTCCAATCTGCTTGCCGTTTACCCAGACGCCGGGGTGTTGCGGCAACCTTTCAGCGGCGATGCCATAATCACGCAAGACGCCCAATCCCACTTCTTCAAGTTCAGCAACATAGGCGCGCGCTCCTCTATATCTCAGGTTCATGATTGGATGAATGACCAGTTGGCCGGGGCAGTTAAATGTAGCGTCCCCGCCGCGGTCAGAGTCGTAGAACTCGATACCTCTTTGTGCAAGTTCTGCTGGGGGTACTAAAATATTACCTCTGTCGCCGAATTTACCGAGCGTTATCGTCGGAGGATGCTCAAAAATTAGAAGGACATCATCGATTGTGTCGTTAGCCCTGAGCTTAATCAGCCTGTGCTCGAATTCCATGGCCTCAGGAAAGGTGACAAGGC
This window harbors:
- the lipB gene encoding lipoyl(octanoyl) transferase yields the protein MENRQPGSCLVCELGLVTFPEAMEFEHRLIKLRANDTIDDVLLIFEHPPTITLGKFGDRGNILVPPAELAQRGIEFYDSDRGGDATFNCPGQLVIHPIMNLRYRGARAYVAELEEVGLGVLRDYGIAAERLPQHPGVWVNGKQIGAVGLHISHGVSMHGLSLNVNPDLDSFKTINLCGIAGRSATSIENELGYEVSMSEAKQRVMSWCSKIFHVDLLSISKEQLRKLCF